A segment of the Leptolyngbya sp. NIES-3755 genome:
TAAATCAACGGCTGATTAAATCTCACGGCTCCATGTCGCAACATTGCTTCCCGAAGTTTCTGCTTGCCAACCGTGTAAGGTGAAGCGGAAAGATTGATCGTGAAATCCACGCCTGTTTGAGCTAAATCTGCGATCGGGTTCAAGTTGTAAGTTCGCTTGCCCCAAAATTCCTCATCATTCCAAAGATCCTCACAGATAGTGACACCAATCCGAACACCCTCTAGTTCAAAATAGTTCGCCACATGCCCTGGTTCAAAGTAGCGATCCTCATCGAACACATCATACGTAGGCAACAATCGCTTATGAAAGACTTGTAGAATCTTACCTTTCTCGATCAAAGCGACACTATTGAACAATGGCTTCCCACCTGTTGAGATTGCTTTTGCATTCGGCTCAACCGTTCCAACTAACACCGCTACACCTTCAGGCAAATTCGATGCAAGCTCTGAAAGTGTTCTCGCCATCGTTGCGACAAAGCTTGGATCAAGTAACAAATCGCGGGGTGGATAGCCACAGAGGGAAAGTTCAGGCGTTAGGAGTAAACGAACTCCTTCAGAAGCAGCACGATCGGCAGCTTTGAGAATTTTATCCGCGTTGCCTTCGAGATCTCCAATTGTCGGATTGAGTTGTGCGATCGCAATTTTCATGATGATGTTGAGTCTAAAATTTGCAAAATTTCTAAGATTTGTGGCTTGAATTTGGGCAATTCCATTTCGACAATTTCCCAAACAATATTGAAATCAACTCTTAGATAGTCGTGAACCAGTACATCTCGAAATCCAGCCATACGCCGCCAAGGAATGTCCGGATATGCTTGTTTAATTTCAGGAGAAAGATTCTTTGCTGCATCACCAATGACTTGAAAATTCCGAACAACCGCGTCTTGGATCATTCTGGTTGCTTCAAATGCTTCTCGTCCGCTAGAAGTGTATTCTTCAATCCGAGCAATACACTCTGCAATACAAGCGATGTTTAATCCATCATCAATCATAGAGAAATTGCCTCTCTCAAAACCCGATCGCGAATTCTCTCGTGCAGCATTTTCTCAGTTGCGACATCCACTTCTCGCCCTAGTAAATCTTCAAGATCCTGAATCAGCCCAACCGGAAACCAAGAGCTTCGATTTTTTCCCATTTCAACCAAGAAATCGACATCACTTTCATTGTCCGCTTCGCCTCGTGCGACTGAGCCAAAAACTCTAACATTGTAAGCACCATGCTTTTGTGCGATCGCTAAAATCTCGTCTCGCTTATCGGCTAGTAGTTCCTCGATTCCAAGTCCCATAATTCTGAACTCAAATAAACACTAAAGGCTTATCTTTGAACGGCGCAAATGCTTCTGCATCAAAGCGATATAAACTCGCAGGTCGTCCCGCTCCTCTTGAAACTTTTACACCCGTATCTGATAAAAATCCGAGCTTTAATAACCGCGATCGAAAATTAGAATAGTCCGAAAAGTTTTCTCCCAAAACAGTCGTATAAAGCTGAAACAAATCGCTCAATGTAAACAACTCAGGTAATACATCGAATGCAACCGGGCTGTATTCTAATTTGTTTCTTAAACGACGATGACCATACTCCAAAATCTTGTTGTGATCGAATGCGAGTTCAGGTAATTGATCGACAGGATACCAAGCGATTCCACTCACTCCATCTGCAATCAGTTCAGCTTCTACAAATCGAACTAAAGCAAAATAGCTCACTGATAAATAACGAACTCCATAACTTTCTTCAGATTCACGTGGATCGCGCTGCGGACCTCCAAACGTATAAAGCTGCTCTAAATAAAGATTCTTCACTCGAATTTTTTCTGACAGAATTCGATATGCCGCATCTTCAAGCGATTCGCCTTTTCGCACGAGTGTCCCTGGCAAACACCACTGTCCTAAAAACGGCTCCTCATGCCGCATTACGAGCAAAACCAATAATCGATTTTGCGCCGTATCCACTGAAAAGATCGCGTTATCGACACCCACCCTGAAATCCGCAAGCTTCTCCCCCATTAATGAACTGGTTGTTTTTCTGTGTGTGCGTGGCATTGATAAAGTTGCTCCCGATCGATATAAGCCTGAATTGAAGGTGTCACCCCGGATAAGTCACAGCCTTCGCGATATGCGGTTGAGGAAACATCAGGAACCGATGCAGGCGCGATCGTAATCTTCGCCCCGATGGCTTCTAACCGCTGTAAATCTTCTGGTTCAAATTGATAGCGCGATCGCGGAATCACGAGAACCTCAACTCGCTGTAAGAGTTCCGACACACGATACCACTTCGATAACTGTCGGGCGACATCAAATCCCACTACTAGCGTTAATTCTGCATTCGGATAGCGCTCTTGAACTCGATCGACCGTCACGATCGTTCTCGGATGGCTCAATTCTGGATGAACCTGAACAGTTGAACAATCCAACTCATTTACGAGAATTTGTAGCATCGCGGTTCGCTGAGATAGCTCAGTTTGATGAGACTTAAATGGGTTATCTGCTGCCCAGACTGCAACGTGATCGAACTGTCCAGAGAGCCAGCGCAAAATCTCTAAATGTCCCGTCGTAGGAGGATCGGCACTGGTTCCAAAGAGGGCAATTTTCATCAGGGGTGTCTCCGTTGGCGAGTGCGATCGGTTAACTCAGAAAGTGATTGAGAGAGTTCGACAGGAAGCGATGTGGGATTTTCAAGCCGTCGAACGGATTTGGGCAAGCTTTCAACATTTACAGTTGTGCGATCGCGAATTTGTGCGATCGTGTCTGGTTCCGAAATCCGCTGTCCCTGCTTGAAAACTAATTGTAATAAAGGAACTTCCCCGTTTGCATCTTCAGAGACGAGTCCTAAGCGATCCGCAAAGCGGAATTCCGAAGGATCGCTCGTTCCCGGTTGCCGAAAAATTTGCTTGCGTCCTGGATACGTTACTTTCCCGGTCGCTTCTTTCATCACCGGAATTCCATCAATCTCAACCAGTTTGTACACGCCATTCACAGGTGCACCCGTCACTAATTGCGTTCCCAATCCGTAACCATCAATACAAGCTCCATTTGCTTTCAATTCTGCAATCCGATATTCATCGAGATCACCACTGGCAAAGATTGAAACTCCGGGTAAGAGCGATCGTACTTTTTTCGATAATTCGAGCAAATCTCCCG
Coding sequences within it:
- a CDS encoding DNA polymerase beta domain-containing protein (similar to AA sequence:cyanobase_aa:LBDG_45430) encodes the protein MGLGIEELLADKRDEILAIAQKHGAYNVRVFGSVARGEADNESDVDFLVEMGKNRSSWFPVGLIQDLEDLLGREVDVATEKMLHERIRDRVLREAISL
- a CDS encoding hypothetical protein (hypothetical protein SCB01_10295;~similar to AA sequence:cyanobase_aa:LBDG_45440), with translation MIDDGLNIACIAECIARIEEYTSSGREAFEATRMIQDAVVRNFQVIGDAAKNLSPEIKQAYPDIPWRRMAGFRDVLVHDYLRVDFNIVWEIVEMELPKFKPQILEILQILDSTSS
- a CDS encoding NUDIX hydrolase (similar to AA sequence:cyanobase_aa:LBDG_45400), with amino-acid sequence MGEKLADFRVGVDNAIFSVDTAQNRLLVLLVMRHEEPFLGQWCLPGTLVRKGESLEDAAYRILSEKIRVKNLYLEQLYTFGGPQRDPRESEESYGVRYLSVSYFALVRFVEAELIADGVSGIAWYPVDQLPELAFDHNKILEYGHRRLRNKLEYSPVAFDVLPELFTLSDLFQLYTTVLGENFSDYSNFRSRLLKLGFLSDTGVKVSRGAGRPASLYRFDAEAFAPFKDKPLVFI
- a CDS encoding nicotinate (nicotinamide) nucleotide adenylyltransferase (similar to AA sequence:cyanobase_aa:LBDG_45390) — its product is MKIALFGTSADPPTTGHLEILRWLSGQFDHVAVWAADNPFKSHQTELSQRTAMLQILVNELDCSTVQVHPELSHPRTIVTVDRVQERYPNAELTLVVGFDVARQLSKWYRVSELLQRVEVLVIPRSRYQFEPEDLQRLEAIGAKITIAPASVPDVSSTAYREGCDLSGVTPSIQAYIDREQLYQCHAHTEKQPVH